A stretch of Chitinophaga caeni DNA encodes these proteins:
- a CDS encoding bestrophin family protein gives MIVRKKEHWFRMLFVWNGSVLPTLLPRLTLLLLLSIIVTYYHGVVFSFKVPLNPVPLTMFGFVLALFLGFRNNASYERFWEGRKLWGALLNINRSLTRQILTLVKKSDYLDKNHFISLQIASLYALKHQLRGTDPSDDLTGRLDKQTLDAVLPAKYKFAVLTKLMAEWVEKAKSQALLDTIQQGRIDENLDRLYDVEGGCERIASTPIPYSYSVLLHRTVYVYCLMLPFGLVDNLGWFTPLVVVFIAYTFVAFEAIADEIEEPFGTESNDLALNNICKVIEESVLELKGEKLPGTAQETKYIID, from the coding sequence ATGATTGTCAGAAAGAAAGAGCATTGGTTCAGAATGCTGTTTGTTTGGAATGGCTCCGTTTTACCAACACTGCTGCCAAGGCTAACATTGTTGTTATTACTTTCCATCATTGTAACTTATTATCACGGTGTCGTATTCTCCTTTAAAGTGCCGCTCAATCCCGTACCATTAACTATGTTTGGCTTCGTGTTGGCCCTGTTTCTCGGCTTCCGTAATAATGCCAGCTACGAACGGTTTTGGGAAGGGCGGAAATTATGGGGCGCCTTGCTGAACATAAACAGATCATTAACCAGGCAAATATTGACCTTGGTCAAAAAGAGCGATTATCTCGATAAGAATCACTTCATCAGCCTCCAAATTGCATCACTATACGCGCTGAAACATCAACTCCGGGGCACTGATCCCAGCGATGATTTAACCGGGAGATTGGATAAACAAACACTGGACGCGGTGCTGCCGGCAAAGTACAAATTTGCCGTTTTAACCAAGTTAATGGCGGAATGGGTTGAGAAAGCTAAATCTCAAGCATTGTTGGATACTATTCAACAAGGCAGGATCGATGAAAATTTGGACCGCTTATATGATGTGGAAGGTGGTTGCGAGCGCATTGCTTCCACCCCGATTCCCTATAGTTACAGCGTTTTATTGCACCGCACGGTATACGTGTATTGCCTGATGTTGCCTTTTGGCTTGGTTGATAATTTGGGTTGGTTTACACCCTTGGTCGTAGTATTTATCGCTTACACATTCGTCGCTTTCGAGGCAATTGCAGATGAGATTGAAGAGCCGTTTGGTACGGAGTCTAACGATCTGGCTTTAAATAATATTTGCAAAGTTATAGAAGAAAGCGTGTTGGAGTTGAAAGGGGAGAAGCTCCCCGGAACGGCTCAAGAAACGAAATATATTATCGATTAA
- a CDS encoding FdhF/YdeP family oxidoreductase, whose amino-acid sequence MSEDRKQEKIEAYIKKQASAEPPYKLLDLKVTEPKKWAAGIPAVMASLRNLLEEKTLLRGGKALFKMNQFDGFDCPSCAWPDPDDDRSPIAEYCENGAKALAEEATNKKITADFFRDHSVYDLSRMSDYEIGHLGRIAQPLYLPKGGTHYQAISWDDAFKKIAEHLNGLNSPDEAAFYTSGRTSNEASFVYQLFVREFGTNNFPDCSNMCHETSGYGLSRVLGVGKGSVKLDEFYDTDIIIVMGQNPGTNSPRMLTALEKAKKNGARIIAINPLPEAGLMGFHDPQRIKGIMGSGVELADLYLPVKINGDMALLKALEILLLKLEGKHPGEVLDQQFIEQKTGGFQELVHDLEQYDLQQLSVESGVSIDLLQQAAEMLAFKNRIIVCWGMGITQQHNGVDLVYEIVNILLMKGSVGKPGGGPSPVRGHSNVQGNRTMLINHHPTDAQLDKLQEVFGFNPPRVGGFDVVRTIHAIHEGKVKFMFSMGGNFLSATPDTTYTANALRKLDMSVCVSIKLNRSHLIHGKEALILPVISRSEVDMINGEIQFVSTENSMGVVEKSKGVLKPISGDLINETHVVCRMAKAVLGDRSVVDWDRYMNSYDAVRDDIEKCIPGFEHYNEKVRQKGGFYLPNAVRDGHFKSEKYGSLAAFSITPLPVNTLAEGEFLMGTTRTHDQFNTTIYGLDDRYRGIHNERRVIMMNEADIANAGFNAGEKVDLFNYDDGIERIAPLFVIVPYPIPMGNTMTYFPETNVLVSVNNVVKGANMPASKYVKIKVKKHDPAIFQRIDENLYRSHLQKDKIQGD is encoded by the coding sequence ATGAGCGAAGATCGTAAACAGGAAAAAATAGAAGCCTATATCAAAAAACAGGCCTCTGCTGAACCTCCTTATAAACTGTTGGATCTAAAGGTAACGGAGCCTAAAAAATGGGCTGCCGGCATCCCGGCAGTGATGGCTTCGCTTAGGAATTTATTAGAAGAAAAAACCTTGCTCAGGGGTGGGAAGGCGCTCTTCAAGATGAATCAATTCGATGGATTCGATTGCCCAAGCTGTGCTTGGCCTGATCCGGATGATGATCGCTCGCCCATAGCGGAGTATTGTGAAAATGGCGCCAAGGCCCTCGCTGAAGAGGCTACTAATAAAAAAATTACTGCCGATTTTTTCCGGGATCACTCCGTATATGATTTATCCCGGATGTCGGATTACGAAATCGGCCACCTGGGCAGGATTGCACAGCCGCTGTATCTTCCGAAAGGTGGTACGCATTACCAGGCGATTTCCTGGGATGATGCTTTTAAGAAGATTGCCGAACATCTGAATGGATTAAATTCTCCGGATGAGGCTGCTTTTTATACTTCCGGTCGCACCAGTAACGAGGCGTCATTTGTTTATCAACTTTTTGTCCGCGAGTTCGGTACGAATAATTTCCCCGATTGTTCTAACATGTGCCACGAAACTTCGGGCTACGGTCTCAGCCGGGTTTTAGGTGTCGGGAAAGGTTCCGTGAAGCTGGATGAATTTTATGATACGGATATTATTATCGTCATGGGACAAAATCCGGGAACTAACTCCCCAAGGATGCTCACCGCCTTGGAAAAAGCCAAGAAGAACGGCGCCCGGATTATAGCTATAAATCCCTTGCCGGAAGCAGGATTGATGGGTTTTCATGATCCTCAAAGAATCAAGGGTATCATGGGTAGCGGGGTGGAATTGGCCGATCTTTACCTGCCGGTAAAAATCAACGGGGACATGGCTTTGTTAAAAGCCCTGGAAATCCTGTTGTTAAAATTAGAAGGGAAGCATCCCGGTGAAGTGCTCGATCAACAATTTATCGAACAAAAAACAGGGGGCTTCCAAGAACTGGTCCATGACCTGGAACAATACGACTTGCAACAGTTATCGGTTGAGAGCGGTGTTTCTATAGACTTGTTGCAGCAAGCAGCGGAAATGTTGGCATTTAAAAATAGGATCATCGTTTGCTGGGGCATGGGTATCACCCAGCAACATAACGGTGTTGACTTGGTATACGAGATCGTAAACATCCTGTTGATGAAAGGTAGCGTGGGTAAACCCGGCGGTGGCCCCAGCCCGGTACGTGGGCACAGTAATGTGCAGGGCAACAGGACGATGCTCATCAACCATCATCCTACAGATGCGCAGCTCGATAAATTGCAGGAAGTGTTCGGCTTCAACCCGCCAAGGGTCGGTGGTTTTGATGTGGTACGCACCATTCACGCGATCCATGAAGGGAAAGTTAAATTTATGTTCAGCATGGGCGGCAATTTTTTATCAGCCACACCAGATACAACTTATACTGCTAATGCATTGCGCAAGCTGGATATGAGCGTTTGCGTTTCCATCAAGCTCAACAGGAGCCACCTTATCCATGGAAAAGAAGCGCTGATCTTACCGGTAATTTCGAGGAGTGAAGTCGATATGATCAATGGCGAAATACAGTTTGTAAGTACCGAAAATTCGATGGGCGTCGTAGAGAAGTCCAAGGGCGTATTAAAACCGATCTCCGGGGACTTGATCAACGAAACGCATGTAGTTTGCAGGATGGCTAAAGCCGTGCTGGGAGATCGTTCCGTGGTTGACTGGGACCGTTATATGAATAGTTATGATGCCGTGAGAGATGATATTGAAAAGTGTATTCCGGGCTTCGAGCATTACAATGAAAAAGTGAGGCAGAAAGGGGGCTTTTATTTGCCCAATGCTGTTCGTGATGGTCATTTTAAAAGTGAGAAATACGGCAGCTTGGCCGCTTTTTCAATCACCCCGCTGCCTGTTAATACTTTAGCCGAAGGGGAATTCCTGATGGGCACTACCCGTACGCACGATCAATTCAATACGACGATTTACGGACTGGATGACCGTTACCGGGGCATTCACAACGAAAGAAGGGTCATCATGATGAATGAAGCAGATATTGCTAATGCCGGTTTTAACGCGGGAGAAAAGGTTGATTTGTTTAACTACGATGATGGGATAGAAAGGATCGCGCCGCTATTTGTCATTGTACCATACCCGATTCCCATGGGTAATACAATGACTTATTTCCCGGAAACGAACGTGCTGGTTTCAGTAAATAACGTAGTGAAAGGTGCCAATATGCCGGCCTCGAAATACGTCAAGATCAAGGTGAAAAAGCATGATCCTGCCATTTTTCAGCGGATCGATGAAAATCTGTACAGGAGCCATCTTCAAAAAGATAAAATTCAAGGTGATTGA
- a CDS encoding DUF7009 family protein, protein MKIRIKDNSVRFRLTRSEVAELGTSGILTQVTEFASNIFKYSVMVKDVEELLADFVENNIILYMPKSMVDALVNTGKVGFSGQAGAVKLLIEKDFVCIDNTDEDQSDQYPNPKMTC, encoded by the coding sequence ATGAAAATCAGGATAAAAGATAATTCCGTACGTTTCCGCCTTACAAGATCAGAAGTTGCGGAACTGGGTACTAGCGGAATATTGACACAGGTGACCGAGTTTGCCAGCAATATTTTTAAATACTCCGTAATGGTAAAGGATGTTGAAGAATTATTGGCCGACTTTGTCGAGAATAATATTATCCTCTATATGCCGAAAAGCATGGTTGATGCGTTGGTTAATACCGGCAAAGTAGGATTTAGCGGGCAGGCTGGAGCTGTTAAATTATTGATAGAAAAAGATTTTGTTTGTATCGATAACACCGATGAAGATCAAAGTGATCAATATCCTAATCCCAAGATGACTTGTTAA
- the fdhD gene encoding formate dehydrogenase accessory sulfurtransferase FdhD, with the protein MSAQILSQHAIRQIDIIKVQNGNNHLVTDDVAVEEPLEIQLVFHDGTSKQRKSISVTMRTPGNDLELAAGFLFTEGIIANSESLSTGHGEHNSNLSNIVTIELAKGITPKLMNSERNFYTTSSCGVCGKSSIDSIKTASPFNDIMREMIHVQRELICSLPAVLRAHQHHFSSTGGIHASGLFNSKGRFIALREDVGRHNALDKLIGLALFKNWLPLNDHILLLSGRASFELVQKASMAGIRIIAAIGAPSSLAVDMAKDADITLLGFLRDDRFNIYHLGAQTIIE; encoded by the coding sequence ATGAGCGCTCAAATTTTGTCACAACATGCTATCCGGCAAATTGATATCATCAAGGTTCAAAATGGTAATAATCATCTTGTAACGGATGATGTTGCTGTTGAAGAACCCCTGGAAATACAGCTTGTATTTCATGATGGTACTTCAAAACAGCGGAAAAGTATTTCCGTTACCATGCGTACCCCGGGGAACGATTTAGAATTGGCTGCCGGTTTCCTTTTTACCGAGGGTATCATTGCCAATAGTGAATCTCTTTCGACTGGCCATGGTGAGCATAATAGTAATCTTTCCAATATTGTTACTATAGAATTGGCTAAAGGAATTACTCCGAAACTAATGAACTCCGAAAGAAATTTTTATACTACTTCCAGTTGCGGTGTTTGCGGTAAAAGTTCTATCGATTCGATTAAGACTGCCAGTCCCTTTAATGATATAATGCGGGAAATGATCCATGTCCAAAGGGAATTGATCTGTAGTTTACCTGCGGTTCTGAGGGCTCACCAGCATCATTTCAGTTCAACTGGCGGCATCCATGCTTCTGGACTTTTTAATAGCAAGGGCCGGTTCATCGCACTGAGGGAAGATGTGGGCAGGCATAATGCATTAGATAAATTGATCGGCCTGGCTTTATTCAAAAATTGGCTACCCTTGAATGATCATATCCTGCTGTTAAGTGGCAGGGCCAGTTTCGAACTGGTTCAAAAAGCATCGATGGCCGGGATACGCATCATTGCCGCTATCGGCGCTCCTTCGAGCTTGGCAGTTGACATGGCCAAGGATGCAGATATTACCTTGCTGGGTTTTCTGCGTGATGACCGGTTTAATATTTATCACCTCGGGGCACAAACTATTATTGAATAA
- a CDS encoding molybdenum cofactor biosynthesis protein MoaE: MNIDIRITGEPLGLADCLDIVSDTACGGINTFIGTVRDHTKGRKVTRLEYECYESMALKEIRKICGEALSRYGVKNILVHHRVGVLIPGDVAVIVIVSDGHREQLFDSCRYIIDNLKQKVPIWKKEIYEDGEAWVSAHP, translated from the coding sequence ATGAATATCGATATAAGAATTACAGGGGAACCGTTAGGATTGGCAGATTGTCTTGATATTGTCTCCGACACTGCTTGCGGGGGAATCAATACATTTATCGGTACCGTTCGCGATCATACGAAAGGCCGTAAAGTTACCAGGCTGGAATATGAATGCTACGAATCGATGGCATTGAAGGAAATACGGAAAATTTGCGGGGAAGCCTTGTCTCGATACGGGGTTAAGAATATCCTTGTTCATCATAGGGTAGGAGTTTTAATCCCGGGAGATGTAGCGGTCATCGTCATCGTAAGTGACGGGCACCGCGAACAGTTATTTGATTCCTGTAGATATATCATAGATAATCTCAAACAAAAAGTTCCTATCTGGAAAAAGGAAATCTATGAAGATGGCGAAGCCTGGGTTTCCGCGCATCCTTGA
- a CDS encoding MoaD/ThiS family protein, with protein sequence MKIKILAFGIVKDIFQSPRKELEIMDHADVATLKKVLEQNYPELKRLKTYFIAVDQEYATGPEILNAQQEIAIIPPVSGG encoded by the coding sequence ATGAAAATTAAGATACTAGCATTCGGTATTGTCAAAGATATTTTTCAATCTCCCCGGAAGGAATTGGAAATTATGGATCATGCGGATGTTGCTACATTAAAAAAAGTCTTGGAGCAAAACTACCCGGAATTGAAGCGGCTGAAGACTTATTTCATCGCGGTAGACCAGGAATATGCTACGGGGCCTGAGATTCTAAATGCTCAACAGGAAATAGCCATCATCCCACCAGTAAGCGGAGGTTAA
- a CDS encoding sulfite exporter TauE/SafE family protein, translated as MEHWEIVFFFLTVAFVYSSVGFGGGSSYLAILAMYSFPYQEIRLTALVCNVVVVAGSVTMYVRKNQVNWRKILPVTVLSVPMAYLGATVKISQTTFFQVLGVTLVLASILLWLKTSNQDTVASSVDDKNAGLVKNSLLGGGIGFLSGMVGIGGGIFLSPLLNLMKWDTPRKIAATSSVFILVNSISGIMGQLTKLSGKMDYSKIIYLGLAVFIGGQLGSRMSLKWNPLVIKRITAVLVFAAGVNVLIKHW; from the coding sequence GTGGAACATTGGGAAATCGTATTTTTCTTTTTAACAGTAGCTTTTGTTTATTCTTCGGTGGGCTTTGGCGGGGGAAGTAGTTATCTCGCGATATTAGCCATGTATAGTTTCCCTTACCAGGAAATCCGTTTAACCGCGCTGGTTTGTAACGTGGTGGTCGTGGCTGGAAGTGTTACGATGTATGTTAGGAAGAACCAGGTAAATTGGAGAAAGATTTTACCGGTAACGGTATTAAGTGTTCCCATGGCCTACCTGGGCGCAACGGTGAAGATTAGCCAAACTACTTTTTTCCAGGTTTTGGGGGTTACCTTGGTGCTGGCGTCGATCCTGTTGTGGCTGAAAACAAGCAATCAGGATACCGTGGCATCTTCCGTGGATGATAAAAATGCCGGGCTTGTAAAAAATAGCTTGCTCGGTGGTGGTATCGGCTTTTTATCGGGTATGGTTGGCATTGGCGGGGGAATTTTCTTGTCGCCGTTACTGAACTTGATGAAATGGGATACGCCCAGGAAGATTGCTGCTACCTCGAGTGTTTTTATCCTGGTTAATTCTATTTCGGGCATTATGGGACAGTTGACAAAATTGTCGGGCAAAATGGATTATTCAAAAATAATCTACCTGGGACTGGCGGTATTCATAGGCGGCCAACTCGGTTCCAGGATGTCATTGAAATGGAATCCCTTAGTTATTAAGAGAATTACTGCCGTATTGGTATTTGCTGCGGGTGTGAACGTGCTGATCAAGCATTGGTAA
- a CDS encoding AAA family ATPase produces MNILDLVINEKEPTLLEDLRLSDHNRKDISALLKEHQYIEELSKYGLPVNNKLFLHGSSGCGKTMTAKAIAQALKKPLLVLNLSNIVCSKIGETAQNLKLVFDKAAREKAVLFLDEFDHIGKSRAMDDTDVGEMKRLVNTLLQLIDYFPGNSLLIAATNHIEVIDHALLRRFQLRIGYQMPAREQLDAYYDELLSRFPPALQDIDRSYDISYAEAKDTAMTQVKSSLIAQLESQQERAFNIDEGPLSRVN; encoded by the coding sequence ATGAACATCTTGGATCTCGTAATAAATGAGAAGGAACCAACTTTATTGGAAGATCTGCGGTTGAGCGATCATAACCGCAAGGATATTTCAGCATTGCTGAAAGAGCATCAATATATCGAAGAATTATCTAAATACGGGCTTCCCGTTAACAATAAACTGTTTTTACACGGTAGCTCCGGTTGCGGCAAGACAATGACTGCCAAGGCGATTGCACAGGCGCTCAAGAAACCTTTGCTCGTGTTGAACCTTAGCAACATCGTTTGCTCGAAGATCGGGGAAACCGCGCAAAACCTCAAACTCGTATTTGACAAAGCCGCCAGGGAGAAAGCGGTATTATTCCTCGATGAATTTGATCATATTGGGAAATCACGCGCCATGGACGATACCGATGTCGGGGAAATGAAACGCCTGGTCAATACCTTGTTACAGCTCATTGATTATTTTCCGGGTAATTCGCTGTTGATAGCTGCTACGAATCATATAGAAGTGATCGATCATGCTTTGTTGAGGCGGTTCCAATTAAGAATCGGGTATCAAATGCCGGCACGGGAGCAGTTAGACGCATATTATGACGAGCTGTTGAGCAGGTTCCCCCCAGCGCTGCAAGACATCGATCGTTCCTACGATATCTCGTATGCAGAAGCCAAGGATACCGCGATGACACAAGTGAAGTCATCCTTGATTGCCCAACTCGAATCACAACAGGAACGGGCATTCAATATAGATGAAGGACCATTGAGCCGGGTTAATTGA
- a CDS encoding serine hydrolase domain-containing protein, producing the protein MRKTVGLLTIIASFISNGMVFGQQKLDAYFEHLFKNRKFMGSVAVSYHDSIIYSKSVGYADVDAERKIDGNTKFRIASITKTFTAVLVLKAVEEQKLHLDDKLSLYYPEVKNAAKISIEQMLNHRSGIFNFTEKPGEDQWQQHPHTEQEFVDFFVNEPASFEPGTSYAYSNTNYALLGFILEKIYHKSYAELLDEKICQPLHLVNTYYSFEVDSAKDEALSYNIQDRYIRNSRVNFSNHPGSGGIASNAVDLNKFLFALFNGKLISPGSLAKMLPMDKGEYGLGIEKLSFNSPEGFGHSGRLENYISDYWYFPKENLGIVTLANATNIDTDDIGVVLVKYAYGSMPELPDFNNVPGLSHEVFDSIRGTYYLEQPKSTITISSDGRNLVFQDSRSGQDFVPFEYDGNNAFHFGDIKLQFFPAKREVELEQDGIKVTYKSGTR; encoded by the coding sequence ATGAGGAAAACAGTAGGTTTACTTACAATCATAGCCAGCTTCATTTCGAATGGAATGGTTTTCGGGCAACAAAAACTGGATGCTTACTTTGAACATTTATTCAAGAACAGGAAGTTCATGGGAAGCGTGGCCGTTTCTTATCATGACAGTATTATTTATAGCAAGTCGGTTGGTTACGCAGATGTTGATGCCGAAAGAAAAATTGACGGCAATACGAAATTTCGGATCGCTTCTATTACGAAAACATTTACAGCGGTATTGGTATTGAAAGCCGTTGAAGAGCAGAAATTGCACCTGGACGATAAACTCAGCCTTTATTATCCCGAGGTGAAGAATGCAGCGAAAATTAGTATTGAACAAATGCTGAATCACCGCTCCGGCATATTTAATTTTACGGAAAAGCCCGGAGAAGACCAGTGGCAGCAACATCCGCATACGGAGCAGGAGTTTGTCGATTTTTTTGTAAACGAGCCTGCCAGTTTTGAACCGGGCACCAGTTATGCGTATAGCAATACAAACTACGCTTTACTAGGCTTTATCCTGGAAAAGATCTACCATAAGAGTTATGCGGAGTTACTGGATGAGAAAATATGCCAACCGCTTCACCTCGTCAATACTTATTACAGTTTTGAAGTCGATTCGGCTAAAGATGAGGCGCTTTCTTATAATATCCAGGATCGCTATATAAGAAATTCGCGTGTCAATTTCTCAAACCATCCCGGCAGTGGCGGCATTGCTTCCAATGCGGTAGATCTGAACAAGTTTTTATTTGCCCTTTTTAACGGGAAACTTATTAGCCCGGGGAGCCTGGCCAAAATGCTTCCCATGGATAAAGGTGAATATGGACTGGGCATCGAGAAGCTCTCTTTTAATAGTCCCGAAGGCTTCGGCCATAGCGGTAGGCTCGAAAATTATATTTCAGACTACTGGTATTTTCCGAAGGAAAACCTCGGTATCGTAACATTGGCAAATGCAACAAATATTGATACGGATGATATCGGTGTGGTATTGGTTAAATATGCCTATGGATCTATGCCGGAATTACCGGATTTTAATAATGTTCCCGGGCTTTCGCATGAAGTGTTTGATAGTATCAGGGGTACTTACTACCTGGAGCAGCCCAAATCGACCATTACTATTTCCTCGGATGGACGTAACCTGGTATTTCAGGATTCCAGGTCGGGGCAGGATTTCGTTCCCTTCGAATATGACGGGAATAATGCTTTCCATTTCGGGGACATCAAGTTACAGTTCTTCCCGGCCAAGAGGGAAGTAGAATTGGAGCAGGACGGCATAAAAGTCACTTACAAATCCGGAACCAGGTAG
- a CDS encoding VOC family protein, translating into MKLTAIRPMLYTRELDTTILFYVETLGFTLAERNDDWGWASLYKDEVAMMLAVPNEHTVFEKAMFTGSFYFNTDDVEALWNQLKDKVKICYPIETFEWEMREFAIYDNNGYILQFGQNMESR; encoded by the coding sequence ATGAAACTTACCGCAATACGTCCCATGCTTTATACGCGAGAACTGGACACTACAATTCTGTTCTACGTAGAAACGTTAGGATTCACCTTGGCTGAAAGGAACGATGATTGGGGATGGGCTTCCTTGTACAAGGATGAAGTAGCAATGATGCTGGCGGTGCCAAATGAACATACGGTCTTTGAAAAAGCCATGTTTACAGGCAGTTTTTATTTTAATACGGATGATGTAGAGGCGCTTTGGAACCAGTTAAAAGATAAAGTGAAGATTTGCTATCCGATCGAAACCTTCGAGTGGGAAATGCGTGAGTTTGCTATTTATGATAATAACGGTTATATCCTGCAATTTGGTCAGAATATGGAATCTAGGTAA
- a CDS encoding helix-turn-helix domain-containing protein has product MPASTPYRIKSIKEAYLLSGSQDKPHHPLIGMIDLKGMRNDSGIDAVIVDFYAVSLKRGCDKLLYGQQKYDFDEGVMGFLAPGQILRGEDGKVPGNLEGWMLLIHPDFLWNTALAKKIKQYDYFGYHANEALFLSDKEEGMINTIIDNIKNEYQANIDKFSQDVIIAQLDLLFTYGQRFYERQFITRKISNNRVLERLEAWLENYYNDDAMTSKGLPSVQSLADALHLSKKYLGSLLKQLTGMTTQQHIHEKLIEKAKEKLSGSGATVSEIAYELGFEHSQSFNKFFKAKTKQTPLEFREKFN; this is encoded by the coding sequence ATGCCTGCTAGCACTCCGTATAGAATTAAAAGTATCAAGGAAGCCTACCTGTTATCCGGCAGCCAAGATAAACCGCATCACCCTTTAATTGGTATGATCGATTTAAAAGGGATGAGGAATGATTCTGGAATCGATGCCGTTATCGTGGACTTTTACGCCGTTTCCCTAAAAAGGGGCTGTGATAAGCTCTTATACGGTCAGCAGAAATATGATTTCGATGAAGGCGTGATGGGATTCCTGGCGCCCGGCCAAATATTGAGGGGCGAAGATGGTAAAGTTCCTGGAAACCTGGAAGGTTGGATGCTGCTCATCCATCCCGACTTTTTATGGAATACCGCTTTGGCAAAGAAAATTAAGCAATACGATTATTTTGGCTATCATGCCAATGAAGCTTTGTTTCTTTCTGACAAGGAGGAGGGTATGATCAATACGATAATTGATAACATAAAGAATGAATATCAAGCGAATATTGACAAGTTTAGCCAAGATGTGATCATCGCCCAATTGGATTTATTATTTACCTATGGGCAACGTTTCTACGAAAGGCAGTTTATTACCCGGAAAATTAGTAACAACAGGGTTTTAGAGCGACTGGAAGCATGGCTGGAAAATTATTATAATGATGATGCTATGACCTCCAAAGGCTTGCCTAGCGTGCAGAGCCTGGCTGATGCATTACATTTATCTAAGAAATACCTCGGTAGTTTATTAAAGCAGCTTACCGGGATGACGACCCAGCAGCATATCCATGAAAAGCTAATCGAGAAGGCTAAAGAAAAGTTGTCCGGCTCCGGGGCTACTGTTAGCGAGATCGCCTATGAGCTCGGTTTTGAACATTCACAATCATTCAATAAATTTTTTAAGGCTAAAACGAAGCAAACGCCATTGGAGTTCCGGGAAAAGTTTAATTGA
- a CDS encoding SDR family oxidoreductase codes for MNLRNNTILITGGTSGFGFDFASKLITLGNTVIITGRNLEKLRKAKLQLPPVHIYQSDVSKPEDITRLFNDVTARFPGLNILINNAGEMRKISLHHQHDLEDITREVEINLMGPVRMVQQFLPHLEKQPEAAIVNVTSGIALGAFPLSPIYSASKSGLRAYTQSLRVQLKNTGIKVFELLAPGSTTSLNDKFMGEDGFSTRFMMAPEKVVDAALKGIERDKDEILPGASKLLKVLSRLAPKLALAQASKIGASYMYGK; via the coding sequence ATGAATTTACGAAATAATACCATCCTCATTACAGGCGGAACCAGCGGCTTCGGCTTTGATTTCGCTTCAAAATTAATTACTTTAGGGAATACCGTTATCATTACGGGCAGGAACCTGGAGAAATTGCGAAAAGCAAAGCTACAGTTACCTCCTGTTCATATTTATCAAAGTGATGTGAGTAAGCCGGAGGATATTACCCGGTTATTCAATGATGTTACCGCGCGGTTTCCCGGTTTAAACATCTTGATTAACAACGCCGGTGAAATGCGTAAAATCAGCTTGCACCATCAACATGATTTAGAGGATATCACCCGCGAGGTTGAAATCAACCTGATGGGACCTGTCAGGATGGTGCAGCAATTTTTGCCGCACTTGGAAAAACAGCCGGAAGCTGCCATTGTTAACGTAACTTCGGGTATAGCTTTAGGGGCTTTCCCGCTTTCGCCCATTTACAGTGCGAGTAAATCCGGCTTAAGGGCTTATACCCAGTCCCTGAGGGTGCAGTTGAAAAATACCGGCATCAAAGTGTTCGAGTTGTTGGCGCCGGGTTCTACAACTTCGTTGAACGATAAATTCATGGGCGAAGATGGTTTTAGCACCAGGTTCATGATGGCGCCGGAAAAAGTGGTGGATGCCGCCTTGAAAGGTATTGAGCGTGACAAGGATGAGATATTGCCGGGGGCATCCAAGCTGTTAAAGGTTTTGTCAAGGCTTGCTCCTAAATTGGCTTTGGCGCAGGCAAGCAAAATCGGCGCTTCTTACATGTATGGAAAGTAA